A genomic window from Carassius carassius chromosome 29, fCarCar2.1, whole genome shotgun sequence includes:
- the rnf44 gene encoding RING finger protein 44 isoform X1, which produces MRPWEVAVSRRPSTAPLNQRRVVGEPCITPLHLRRSPPVRRQWGQRDRPAVHTSLHQDENFHHPVFSQHQQIPLDESRQYSHTSAPSRMLHTATQPPQQSSIMVDLHEQMHQGSVPISYTVTTVTTHGFPIHTGQPIPACNAQQLPACSVMFSGQLSLLCCLPPPLIQACTMQHLPVSYQAFPPLISSEHFILHPSPPVPPHQPPHLPPLNQFVPIQPQHPRMPLQRVENEVDLRGDQHPLGTFSYPPAHHPPAMTPSVPLQYLPQEPLHQELPYGVPYPHMLPRRITGQRYRLQQPLPPPPPPPPYYPGFLPYFLSMLPVPPTAVGPAISLDLDVDDVEMENYEALLNLAERLGEAKPRGLTKADIEQLPSYRFNLENHQSEQTLCVVCFCDFESRQLLRVLPCNHEFHAKCVDKWLKTNRTCPICRADASEVHREVE; this is translated from the exons ATGCGACCATGGGAAGTAGCAGTGAGTAGGCGCCCATCAACAGCCCCCTTAAACCAGAGGAGGGTCGTCGGGGAGCCTTGCATCACGCCTCTGCACCTCAGGAGAAG TCCTCCAGTACGACGTCAGTGGGGACAGCGAGATAGACCTGCTGTGCACACTTCCCTACATCAGGATGAGAACTTTCACCACCCTGTCTTCTCCCAGCATCAGCAGATTCCTTTAGATGAGTCCAGGCAATATAGCCACACCAGTGCACCTTCACGCATGCTGCATACTGCCACACAACCCCCCCAACAGAGCTCCATCATGGTGGATCTTCACGAACAG ATGCATCAAGGATCCGTTCCGATATCTTACACAGTTACCACGGTGACGACCCATGGTTTTCCCATCCACACCGGGCAACCTATCCCAGCCTGCAATGCTCAGCAGCTCCCAGCATGCTCGGTAATGTTCAGTGGACAGCTCTCTCTGCTCTGCTGCCTTCCTCCTCCA CTCATTCAGGCCTGCACCATGCAGCACCTGCCTGTGTCCTATCAGGCATTTCCACCATTGATCTCCAGTGAGCATTTTATCCTGCACCCCAGTCCACCAGTGCCACCCCACCAGCCTCCTCATCTGCCTCCACTCAACCAGTTTGTCCCCATACAGCCCCAGCACCCGCGCATG CCTCTGCAGAGGGTGGAGAACGAAGTGGATCTGCGAGGAGACCAGCATCCGTTAGGAACATTCTCTTATCCTCCAGCCCACCATCCACCAGCAATGACCCCCTCTGTCCCCCTCCAGTACCTCCCCCAGGAGCCCCTCCATCAAGAGCTACCCTACGGAGTG CCATATCCGCACATGCTGCCGAGGCGTATAACTGGACAGAGGTATCGATTACAGCAGCCTCTGCCTCCCCCACCCCCTCCACCACCCTACTACCCTGGCTTCTTACCATACTTCCT CTCGATGCTTCCTGTGCCTCCAACTGCTGTTGGTCCTGCTATCAGTCTGGACTTGGATGTAGATGATGTGGAGATGGAAAACTATGAG GCGTTATTAAACCTTGCCGAGAGACTCGGAGAAGCGAAACCTCGAGGACTAACGAAAGCTGATATAGAGCAACTTCCGTCCTACAGGTTCAATTTAGAAAACCACCAATCTGAACAGACTCT GTGTGTTGTATGCTTTTGTGATTTTGAGTCGAGGCAGCTACTTCGAGTCTTACCCTGCAACCACGAATTTCATGCAAAATGTGTGGACAAGTGGTTAAAG ACCAATCGCACCTGTCCAATCTGTCGAGCCGACGCATCTGAAGTTCACCGCGAAGTGGAATGA
- the rnf44 gene encoding RING finger protein 44 isoform X2: MRPWEVAVSRRPSTAPLNQRRVVGEPCITPLHLRRSPPVRRQWGQRDRPAVHTSLHQDENFHHPVFSQHQQIPLDESRQYSHTSAPSRMLHTATQPPQQSSIMVDLHEQMHQGSVPISYTVTTVTTHGFPIHTGQPIPACNAQQLPACSLIQACTMQHLPVSYQAFPPLISSEHFILHPSPPVPPHQPPHLPPLNQFVPIQPQHPRMPLQRVENEVDLRGDQHPLGTFSYPPAHHPPAMTPSVPLQYLPQEPLHQELPYGVPYPHMLPRRITGQRYRLQQPLPPPPPPPPYYPGFLPYFLSMLPVPPTAVGPAISLDLDVDDVEMENYEALLNLAERLGEAKPRGLTKADIEQLPSYRFNLENHQSEQTLCVVCFCDFESRQLLRVLPCNHEFHAKCVDKWLKTNRTCPICRADASEVHREVE, encoded by the exons ATGCGACCATGGGAAGTAGCAGTGAGTAGGCGCCCATCAACAGCCCCCTTAAACCAGAGGAGGGTCGTCGGGGAGCCTTGCATCACGCCTCTGCACCTCAGGAGAAG TCCTCCAGTACGACGTCAGTGGGGACAGCGAGATAGACCTGCTGTGCACACTTCCCTACATCAGGATGAGAACTTTCACCACCCTGTCTTCTCCCAGCATCAGCAGATTCCTTTAGATGAGTCCAGGCAATATAGCCACACCAGTGCACCTTCACGCATGCTGCATACTGCCACACAACCCCCCCAACAGAGCTCCATCATGGTGGATCTTCACGAACAG ATGCATCAAGGATCCGTTCCGATATCTTACACAGTTACCACGGTGACGACCCATGGTTTTCCCATCCACACCGGGCAACCTATCCCAGCCTGCAATGCTCAGCAGCTCCCAGCATGCTCG CTCATTCAGGCCTGCACCATGCAGCACCTGCCTGTGTCCTATCAGGCATTTCCACCATTGATCTCCAGTGAGCATTTTATCCTGCACCCCAGTCCACCAGTGCCACCCCACCAGCCTCCTCATCTGCCTCCACTCAACCAGTTTGTCCCCATACAGCCCCAGCACCCGCGCATG CCTCTGCAGAGGGTGGAGAACGAAGTGGATCTGCGAGGAGACCAGCATCCGTTAGGAACATTCTCTTATCCTCCAGCCCACCATCCACCAGCAATGACCCCCTCTGTCCCCCTCCAGTACCTCCCCCAGGAGCCCCTCCATCAAGAGCTACCCTACGGAGTG CCATATCCGCACATGCTGCCGAGGCGTATAACTGGACAGAGGTATCGATTACAGCAGCCTCTGCCTCCCCCACCCCCTCCACCACCCTACTACCCTGGCTTCTTACCATACTTCCT CTCGATGCTTCCTGTGCCTCCAACTGCTGTTGGTCCTGCTATCAGTCTGGACTTGGATGTAGATGATGTGGAGATGGAAAACTATGAG GCGTTATTAAACCTTGCCGAGAGACTCGGAGAAGCGAAACCTCGAGGACTAACGAAAGCTGATATAGAGCAACTTCCGTCCTACAGGTTCAATTTAGAAAACCACCAATCTGAACAGACTCT GTGTGTTGTATGCTTTTGTGATTTTGAGTCGAGGCAGCTACTTCGAGTCTTACCCTGCAACCACGAATTTCATGCAAAATGTGTGGACAAGTGGTTAAAG ACCAATCGCACCTGTCCAATCTGTCGAGCCGACGCATCTGAAGTTCACCGCGAAGTGGAATGA
- the faf2 gene encoding FAS-associated factor 2 gives MAAPEEQELSQAQTEKLLQFQDLTGLESMDQCRRTLEQHNWNIEAAVQDRLNEQEGVPSVFNPPPARPLQVNTTDHRVYSYIVSRPQPRGLLGWSYYLIMLPFRFTYYTFLDAFRFALRFIRPDPRGRVTDPVGDVMSFIHSFEEKYGQSHPVFYQGTYSQALNDAKQELRYLLVYLHGDDHQDTDEFCRTTLCSEEVLTFINTRMLFWACSTSKPEGYRVSQALRENSYPFLAMIMLKDRKMTVVGRLEGLIQPEDIVNQLTFIMEANQTYLMSERLEREERNQTQVLRQQQDEAYLVSLRADQEKDRKKREEEEQKRQEEEMARQSILAEERRRRTLEEEKERKSECLPPEPPLDDPDSVKIVFKLPNDTRVERRFLFSQSLTVIHDFLFSLKETPEKFQIVTNFPRRVLPCLPTEEWPNPPTLMEAGLSRSEVLFVQDLTDD, from the exons ATGGCGGCGCCAGAAGAGCAGGAATTATCTCAGGCTCAAACTGAAAAACTCCTTCAGTTTCAG GACCTGACAGGCTTGGAGTCTATGGACCAGTGTCGGCGCACATTAGAACAACACAATTGGAACATTGAG GCCGCAGTACAAGACAGACTAAATGAGCAAGAAGGAGTTCCGAGTGTCTTCAACCCGCCGCCCGCCAGACCATTACAGGTCAACACAACAGACCACAGAGTGTATAGCTATATCGTCTCAAGGCCACAACCTAGA GGATTATTAGGTTGGAGTTACTACTTGATAATGCTTCCCTTCAGGTTTACATATTATACATTTCTGGACGCATTCAG ATTTGCCCTGAGATTCATTCGACCGGATCCAAGGGGTCGTGTCACAGATCCTGTTGGAGATGTCATGTCCTTTATTCACAGTTTTGAGGAGAAATATGGTCAATCACATCCTGTATTCTACCAGGGAACATATAGTCAG GCTCTGAATGACGCCAAGCAAGAACTTCGCTACTTGTTAGTTTATCTTCATGGAGATGATCACCAGGACACAGATGAGTTCTGCAG AACCACATTATGTTCAGAAGAGGTGCTGACCTTCATTAACACAAGGATGCTGTTTTGGGCATGTTCCACCAGCAAGCCAGAGGGTTACAGAG TCTCTCAGGCTCTGCGTGAGAACAGCTATCCCTTCCTGGCTATGATCATGCTGAAGGACCGCAAAATGACAGTTGTTGGGAGACTGGAGGGGCTGATCCAGCCTGAGGATATTGTCAACCAGCTAACCTTCATCATGGAGGCAAACCAGACATATCTTATGTCTGAACGACTAGAGAG GGAGGAGAGGAATCAGACGCAGGTACTGAGGCAGCAGCAAGATGAAGCGTACCTGGTATCCTTACGTGCAGACCaggaaaaagacagaaagaaaagagaagaagaagagcAGAAGCGTCAAGAGGAGGAGATGGCTCGCCAGAGCATCCTTGCTGAAGAGAGGAGACGAAGA ACACTGGAAGAAGAGAAGGAGCGCAAGTCTGAGTGTCTTCCTCCTGAGCCGCCCCTGGACGACCCAGACAGTGTCAAAATAGTGTTCAAATTGCCCAACGATACCCGCGTGGAAAGGAGATTCCTCTTCAGCCAGTCATTGACG GTAATACACGACTTCCTGTTTTCATTGAAAGAGACCCCTGAGAAATTCCAAATAGTGACGAATTTCCCACGCCGGGTCCTGCCTTGCCTGCCGACGGAAGAGTGGCCCAATCCTCCCACTCTGATGGAGGCCGGTCTGAGCCGGTCAGAAGTCCTCTTTGTCCAGGACCTCACAGACGATTGA